The Thalassotalea nanhaiensis genome has a window encoding:
- a CDS encoding RluA family pseudouridine synthase has protein sequence MTDSPQEFHLNITNPDDSVVELLANAAKLSKQEVKQAMQKGCVWLQRGSSTNRLRRAKKALKAGDIVHMYYNPQVLAQVVADAILIDDQQSFSVWYKPYGMLCQGSKWSDHTTINRFAETHLQPQRPAFIVHRLDRATSGLIVVAHTKAAVQQLTKAFEQRSTSKTYQAIVHGNHSLMAQPQTINIDIDSKSAISHVTCLAYDGDRDRSLVQVKIETGRKHQIRKHLAGIGLPIVGDRLHGEEESRCTGKDLQLCAVYLKIPCPTTANSSNQHKEYYLPDANKLKL, from the coding sequence ATGACCGATAGTCCACAAGAGTTCCACCTTAATATCACTAACCCAGATGACTCTGTTGTAGAGTTGTTAGCAAATGCTGCCAAACTTTCAAAACAAGAAGTTAAACAGGCAATGCAAAAAGGCTGTGTATGGTTACAAAGAGGCTCAAGCACTAATCGCTTACGGCGAGCAAAAAAAGCGTTAAAAGCCGGCGATATTGTTCATATGTATTACAATCCACAAGTATTGGCGCAAGTGGTTGCAGATGCAATATTGATAGATGATCAACAATCATTCAGTGTTTGGTATAAGCCTTACGGTATGCTGTGCCAGGGCTCAAAATGGAGCGATCATACAACCATAAACCGTTTTGCTGAAACTCATTTGCAGCCACAACGACCGGCATTTATTGTTCATCGTTTAGACCGAGCGACATCGGGCTTAATCGTTGTTGCCCATACTAAAGCAGCCGTTCAACAGTTAACCAAGGCATTCGAACAACGAAGCACGAGTAAAACCTACCAAGCCATCGTCCATGGTAACCACTCATTGATGGCTCAACCGCAAACCATAAATATAGATATTGATAGTAAAAGTGCCATAAGCCATGTTACTTGCTTAGCTTATGATGGAGATCGTGATCGTTCTTTGGTGCAAGTGAAAATAGAAACTGGTCGTAAACACCAGATACGAAAACACTTAGCAGGAATTGGACTGCCCATTGTTGGCGATAGGCTACATGGTGAGGAAGAGAGTCGCTGTACAGGAAAAGACTTGCAGCTGTGTGCGGTGTATTTAAAAATTCCTTGTCCCACTACTGCCAATAGCAGTAACCAGCACAAGGAATATTACCTACCAGATGCGAATAAACTTAAGCTTTAA
- the megL gene encoding methionine gamma-lyase yields MKKQTHIDTQAIHAGRINDEQFGSLATPLYQTSTFIFDNAEQGSQRFAGEQDGFIYTRLGNPTTRQLEQRVAALEGMEDAAATATGMGAVSAALLANLSAGDHLISSKAVYGCSYALMAHQLTRFGIEVTFVDMCDEAEIVNAIKPNTKVLFLETPINPNLVVLDIEMIGRVAKQHNLLSIVDNTFLTPILQRPIEFGIDIVIHSATKYLNGHGDVVAGIVCGTREMIEHIKLTVLKDIGATISPHDAWLILRGLKTLPIRMERHCKSAQQVAEFLEQHPMVKCVYYPGLKSHSGHKFIGKQMSAAGGVIAFEIEGDLADGAQLINQMQLFSIAVSLGDAESLIQHPASMTHSPYSPEERLDAGISDSLIRISVGLENPEDIINDLNNSLTMLKNSKHENVINFS; encoded by the coding sequence ATGAAAAAACAAACACATATAGACACTCAAGCAATTCACGCCGGCCGTATTAATGATGAGCAATTTGGCTCTCTTGCGACGCCGCTTTATCAAACCTCTACGTTTATTTTCGATAATGCTGAGCAAGGCTCGCAACGATTTGCTGGAGAGCAAGACGGTTTTATTTACACTCGTCTAGGAAACCCTACCACACGTCAACTTGAACAACGCGTGGCCGCTTTAGAAGGTATGGAAGATGCAGCAGCCACTGCTACTGGTATGGGCGCGGTTTCAGCCGCATTATTAGCAAATTTAAGCGCTGGTGATCATCTAATTTCATCGAAAGCTGTTTACGGGTGTAGTTATGCGCTAATGGCTCATCAATTAACCCGCTTTGGTATTGAAGTAACATTTGTTGATATGTGTGATGAAGCTGAAATTGTGAATGCAATTAAACCGAACACTAAAGTGTTGTTTTTAGAAACACCGATTAATCCTAATTTAGTTGTATTAGATATTGAAATGATCGGTCGGGTGGCAAAACAGCATAATTTACTTTCTATTGTTGATAATACGTTTTTAACGCCAATACTACAGCGCCCAATAGAGTTTGGCATTGATATTGTAATTCACAGTGCTACTAAATATTTAAACGGTCACGGTGATGTTGTTGCCGGTATCGTTTGTGGTACCCGAGAAATGATAGAACATATTAAGCTAACGGTGCTCAAAGACATTGGCGCGACCATAAGCCCACACGATGCATGGTTAATTCTTCGTGGTTTAAAAACACTACCAATTAGAATGGAAAGACATTGTAAAAGTGCTCAACAAGTGGCTGAATTTTTAGAACAGCACCCTATGGTAAAGTGCGTTTATTACCCAGGTTTAAAAAGCCATAGTGGTCATAAATTTATTGGTAAACAAATGAGCGCGGCCGGTGGTGTAATTGCGTTTGAAATTGAAGGAGACCTAGCTGATGGTGCTCAGTTAATTAACCAGATGCAACTTTTTTCAATTGCAGTAAGCTTAGGTGATGCCGAGTCATTGATTCAACATCCTGCTTCAATGACTCATTCACCGTATAGCCCGGAAGAACGTTTAGATGCAGGCATAAGTGACAGCTTGATCCGTATTTCTGTTGGTTTGGAAAACCCTGAAGATATTATTAACGATTTAAACAACTCATTAACCATGCTTAAAAATAGCAAACATGAAAATGTGATTAACTTTAGTTAA